The following are from one region of the Thermovenabulum gondwanense genome:
- the mltG gene encoding endolytic transglycosylase MltG — MDTRGYIERIKDNLLFRKKKIVIITFFFTICLFAVSYLFINYNLKPVSDEKIQVAFEVEEGKNAKQIAEILKEKNLIKNPHVFYLYAKWKGYDTRIKAGEYILSPSMTSQVILLKLVKGETFLEKVTIPEGSTINEIARIFEEKRLVKKEEFIKEAISKNYKEKFDFLKPIPDNATVEGFLYPDTYFFPKNRPATYYIEKLIRRFQEVYYGIPEVKILEEKLNMNTLQVVTLASIIEEEAKIDREKPVISAVFHNRLSKNIPLQSCATVEYILNEHKEKLTIEDLKKDSPYNTYLYKGLPPGPISSPGYKAIIAALKPEKNDYLYFVSNGDGSHTFTSNYQEHLKAKNKQGKNNK; from the coding sequence TTGGACACGAGAGGTTATATCGAAAGGATAAAAGATAATTTGCTTTTTAGAAAAAAGAAAATAGTAATTATTACCTTTTTTTTCACCATATGCTTATTTGCAGTTTCCTATTTATTTATAAACTATAACTTAAAACCAGTTTCCGATGAAAAGATTCAAGTTGCCTTCGAAGTCGAAGAAGGAAAGAACGCCAAGCAAATTGCTGAAATTTTAAAGGAAAAAAATTTGATAAAAAATCCCCATGTATTTTATCTGTACGCAAAATGGAAGGGTTACGATACCAGGATTAAAGCAGGAGAATATATATTAAGTCCATCCATGACATCTCAGGTAATACTTTTAAAATTGGTTAAAGGAGAGACCTTTTTAGAAAAGGTTACAATTCCTGAGGGATCCACTATAAACGAAATTGCACGGATTTTTGAAGAAAAAAGGCTGGTGAAAAAAGAAGAATTTATAAAGGAAGCAATTTCAAAAAACTATAAAGAAAAATTTGATTTCTTAAAACCAATTCCCGATAATGCCACGGTAGAAGGTTTTTTATATCCCGATACCTATTTTTTCCCAAAAAATCGACCTGCAACATACTATATAGAAAAACTTATAAGGAGATTTCAGGAAGTATACTATGGAATTCCAGAGGTAAAGATTCTGGAAGAGAAGTTGAATATGAATACACTTCAGGTGGTAACCTTAGCTTCTATAATTGAGGAAGAAGCAAAAATTGATAGGGAAAAACCGGTAATATCGGCTGTTTTTCATAACAGGTTATCGAAAAATATTCCCTTGCAGTCCTGTGCCACAGTTGAATATATTTTGAATGAACATAAGGAAAAACTTACAATTGAGGATCTAAAAAAAGATTCACCTTATAATACTTATCTTTACAAAGGACTCCCTCCCGGACCTATTTCTTCGCCAGGGTATAAAGCTATTATTGCGGCTTTAAAACCCGAAAAGAACGATTATTTGTATTTTGTATCTAACGGTGATGGTTCGCACACCTTTACATCAAATTATCAGGAACATTTAAAAGCAAAGAATAAACAGGGGAAAAATAATAAATGA
- a CDS encoding QueT transporter family protein — translation MKKIEFIIRAAVIGAVYASLTYLLKPISYGPIQVRVSEALTLLPLLDSSSVLGLFAGCMIANILGGLGPWDIYAGSLITLIAAYLTGKMPNEYLGAIWPIILNALGVSYYLSFLYNMPYWITVFYIAAGEAIAVIFLGIPLIRFIKRSVLIKYFKK, via the coding sequence GTGAAAAAAATAGAATTTATAATTCGAGCAGCGGTAATAGGAGCTGTTTATGCTTCACTGACTTACTTATTAAAACCGATAAGTTACGGTCCTATTCAGGTTAGAGTTTCAGAAGCTTTAACTTTGCTACCTTTATTAGATTCTTCTTCCGTGTTAGGGCTATTTGCCGGATGTATGATAGCAAATATTTTGGGTGGTCTTGGTCCGTGGGATATATATGCAGGAAGTTTGATTACTTTAATTGCTGCTTATTTAACCGGAAAAATGCCGAATGAATATTTGGGAGCAATATGGCCAATAATTTTGAATGCTTTAGGAGTATCCTATTATCTTTCTTTTTTATACAATATGCCTTACTGGATAACGGTATTTTATATTGCAGCCGGAGAAGCGATTGCCGTTATATTCCTGGGCATTCCTCTAATCAGGTTTATAAAAAGATCCGTATTGATTAAGTATTTTAAAAAGTGA
- a CDS encoding lysine exporter LysO family protein, which yields MSQMVMTAVILGIISGFVFKNNIFIVNHLDTLISIFLLILIFFIGYDLGKKKDVIYKIREKGLRILLVPVAIGMGSIFGAVMGGFLLKMQVNEAAAVGAGCGWYSMSGVLLSQIKGPELGSIAFLANVFRELTAFLFLPYFKKISKLAPVGVCGATAMDTTLPLISKVLGLDYTVISLISGFVITMLVPIVIPLIIKIPF from the coding sequence ATGAGCCAGATGGTAATGACAGCGGTAATATTGGGGATTATTAGCGGATTTGTTTTTAAGAATAATATTTTTATTGTAAATCATTTAGATACACTTATTTCTATTTTTCTTTTAATTCTTATTTTTTTCATAGGCTATGACTTAGGGAAAAAAAAGGATGTTATTTATAAAATTAGGGAAAAAGGCTTAAGAATTTTATTAGTACCCGTAGCTATAGGCATGGGAAGTATATTTGGTGCGGTTATGGGGGGATTTTTACTCAAAATGCAGGTAAATGAGGCAGCTGCGGTGGGAGCCGGCTGTGGTTGGTATAGCATGAGTGGGGTATTATTATCGCAAATTAAAGGACCTGAGCTGGGTTCTATTGCATTTTTAGCTAATGTTTTCAGGGAACTTACTGCTTTTTTATTCTTGCCCTATTTTAAAAAAATAAGCAAACTTGCACCTGTTGGCGTCTGCGGTGCTACGGCGATGGATACCACATTACCATTAATTTCAAAGGTTCTTGGATTGGATTATACGGTAATATCTTTAATTTCCGGTTTTGTTATTACTATGCTTGTTCCGATTGTAATACCTTTAATAATAAAGATTCCTTTTTAA
- a CDS encoding LysO family transporter → MVYIFLSLVTGIFLGFFRKNYIEQRKIDNLINVSLFLLLFLMGFKLGADEKVLKNISHIGFKAAMLCIFSIAGSLLILKGVEKKIYEPDGNDSGNIGDY, encoded by the coding sequence ATGGTATACATATTTCTAAGTCTTGTAACGGGTATTTTTCTTGGATTTTTCAGGAAAAACTATATAGAGCAAAGAAAAATCGATAATTTGATAAACGTAAGTCTTTTTTTGCTTTTATTTTTAATGGGCTTTAAACTTGGTGCCGATGAAAAGGTTTTGAAAAACATAAGCCATATAGGTTTTAAAGCGGCTATGCTTTGTATATTTTCGATTGCAGGGAGTCTTTTAATTTTGAAAGGAGTAGAGAAAAAAATATATGAGCCAGATGGTAATGACAGCGGTAATATTGGGGATTATTAG
- a CDS encoding calcium-transporting P-type ATPase, PMR1-type — MQGKRWYSIHHEEISKILDTHIVKGLSTDEAEKRLEKFGYNELIGKKGPTIFEMLLSQFKDFLVLILIAASIISVFMGEITDSIVIILIVVLNAVIGVIQEYKAGKAMEALKKMAAPEARVIRDGSIKTVPSRELVPGDIVLLEAGNYVPADLRLVESLNLKIDEAALTGESVPVEKNANIVFNEEIPLGDRKNTAFMGTVVTYGRGKGVVVSTGMHTEIGMIAKMLESYDEEETPLQKKLQELGKVLGIVSLLICGFVFLIGVYRGIPLLEMFMTSVSLAVAAIPEGLPAIVTIVLALGMQRMVKRNALVKKLHAVETLGSTTVICSDKTGTLTQNQMTAVKAFTSSKLYNITGEGYKPTGDFIFNGEKIDPSKDSSLSLLLKIGALCNDSSLEESGFEHGNEKTYRIVGDPTEGALVVAACKANFAKIDLETLMPRIGEIPFDSDRKRMTTFHNTPEGIIAFTKGAPDIILDLSTKIYRDGKVQPMSSNDREEILRVNEELSSNALRVLAFAYRPFDKLPEDTSFENIEAELVFVGLIGMIDPPRPESIEAIKKCKKAGIKPVMITGDYKNTAVAIARELGLIEGNSRVITGAELDNLSEEELASLSKDINVYARVSPFHKLKIVEAIKKNNHIVAMTGDGVNDAPALKMADIGIAMGITGTDVAKETADMILTDDNFASIVSAVEEGRTIYSNIRKFIFFLLSCNIAEILIIFTAMLIGMPVPLKPIQLLWLNLLTDAFPALALGMEKKEDYIMEIPPRKPEEPIMDKKMKVQIAVQSIFMTISILGVFYFALNSNFSIEKARTFAFATLIFGELLRAFTSRSETESIFKLGFFTNSFMLLGTSLSFLLLLAVLYIPSLNKIFDTVSLSAKDWIYIIVFGLIPFASAEISKVFLRKRY, encoded by the coding sequence TTGCAGGGAAAAAGGTGGTATTCCATTCACCACGAAGAAATTTCAAAAATTTTAGACACCCATATCGTGAAGGGGCTTTCCACCGATGAAGCGGAAAAAAGATTGGAAAAATTCGGTTACAACGAGCTGATCGGCAAAAAGGGACCCACTATCTTTGAAATGCTTCTTTCACAATTCAAGGATTTTTTAGTACTAATACTTATTGCAGCGAGTATCATTTCGGTTTTTATGGGTGAAATTACCGATTCAATTGTTATTATTTTAATTGTAGTTTTAAATGCAGTTATTGGAGTAATTCAGGAATACAAGGCCGGGAAAGCTATGGAAGCTCTGAAAAAAATGGCCGCACCCGAGGCAAGGGTGATAAGGGATGGAAGTATAAAAACAGTACCTTCCAGAGAATTGGTCCCCGGAGATATTGTATTATTGGAAGCCGGAAATTATGTCCCTGCCGATCTTAGGTTAGTAGAAAGCTTAAACTTGAAAATTGATGAAGCCGCCCTGACCGGAGAATCCGTTCCTGTGGAAAAAAACGCCAATATCGTCTTTAACGAGGAAATTCCTTTGGGAGATAGAAAGAACACAGCTTTCATGGGTACCGTCGTTACTTATGGAAGGGGTAAAGGTGTTGTAGTATCTACGGGTATGCATACAGAAATCGGTATGATTGCGAAAATGTTAGAATCCTATGATGAGGAAGAAACTCCCCTTCAAAAAAAGCTTCAGGAATTGGGTAAGGTCCTGGGTATTGTGAGCCTTTTAATCTGCGGATTTGTATTTTTAATCGGTGTATATAGAGGAATTCCATTGCTGGAAATGTTTATGACTTCCGTAAGCCTTGCTGTTGCTGCTATTCCTGAAGGTTTACCGGCCATAGTTACCATAGTGCTTGCTCTTGGAATGCAAAGAATGGTTAAGAGGAATGCACTGGTAAAAAAACTTCACGCAGTCGAAACTCTCGGCAGCACAACGGTAATATGTTCGGATAAGACTGGTACCCTGACTCAAAATCAAATGACAGCAGTGAAAGCCTTCACAAGCAGCAAGCTTTATAATATTACCGGTGAAGGTTATAAACCCACAGGAGATTTTATTTTTAATGGAGAAAAAATTGATCCCTCAAAAGATTCATCCCTTTCGCTGCTTCTGAAAATAGGCGCTTTATGCAATGATTCTTCCTTAGAAGAAAGCGGTTTTGAACACGGAAACGAAAAAACTTATAGAATAGTAGGTGACCCAACGGAAGGCGCTCTCGTAGTGGCTGCGTGTAAAGCAAATTTTGCGAAAATCGACTTAGAAACACTTATGCCTAGGATTGGAGAAATACCCTTCGACTCCGATAGAAAAAGAATGACAACGTTTCATAATACACCGGAAGGTATTATAGCTTTTACAAAAGGTGCTCCCGATATAATACTTGATCTTTCCACAAAAATATACAGGGATGGAAAGGTCCAACCCATGTCGTCAAATGACAGGGAGGAAATTTTAAGAGTCAATGAAGAATTGTCCTCAAATGCATTAAGGGTCCTTGCATTTGCTTACAGACCCTTTGATAAATTGCCCGAAGATACTTCTTTTGAAAATATCGAGGCCGAACTAGTTTTTGTCGGGCTTATAGGTATGATCGATCCACCCCGCCCCGAATCCATAGAAGCTATCAAAAAATGTAAAAAAGCCGGCATAAAACCGGTCATGATTACCGGAGATTATAAAAATACGGCAGTAGCTATAGCAAGAGAATTAGGACTTATCGAAGGCAATTCCAGAGTAATCACCGGAGCAGAACTTGACAATTTATCCGAGGAGGAATTAGCATCTCTGTCAAAAGATATTAATGTCTACGCTCGTGTATCCCCTTTTCATAAATTAAAAATTGTCGAAGCCATTAAGAAAAATAATCATATCGTAGCAATGACCGGGGATGGTGTGAATGATGCCCCGGCTCTAAAAATGGCAGATATAGGTATAGCAATGGGTATTACGGGTACAGATGTAGCTAAAGAAACCGCCGATATGATACTGACTGATGATAATTTCGCAAGCATCGTATCAGCCGTAGAAGAAGGCAGAACAATTTATTCTAACATTAGAAAATTTATCTTTTTCCTTCTTTCCTGCAATATAGCTGAAATTTTAATTATATTTACAGCTATGCTCATAGGTATGCCCGTTCCATTAAAGCCAATTCAACTTTTATGGCTAAATCTTCTTACTGATGCATTTCCTGCTTTAGCCCTGGGTATGGAGAAAAAAGAAGATTATATAATGGAAATTCCACCGAGAAAACCAGAAGAACCTATTATGGATAAGAAAATGAAGGTTCAGATTGCTGTCCAGAGCATATTTATGACTATTTCTATACTTGGAGTTTTTTACTTCGCTTTAAATTCAAATTTCTCCATTGAAAAAGCACGCACTTTCGCCTTTGCAACATTAATTTTCGGAGAACTGCTAAGAGCTTTTACATCCCGCTCGGAAACAGAATCAATTTTTAAGCTCGGATTTTTCACAAATTCCTTTATGCTCCTGGGAACTTCCCTATCCTTCCTATTGCTGCTTGCTGTTTTGTATATTCCTTCGCTGAATAAAATTTTCGACACTGTTTCTCTTTCGGCAAAGGATTGGATTTACATTATAGTTTTTGGATTAATCCCCTTTGCATCAGCAGAAATAAGTAAAGTATTTTTGAGGAAAAGGTATTAA
- a CDS encoding transcriptional repressor: MTPQRRATLNVFLENPSKHLSTEEIYSLVKEKFPDIGIATVYRTLQLFDENDIIKKLNFGDGCFRYELSQEEDKHSHHHLMCLSCGRVFEFDEDLLDELEKEIEQRNNFEIVDHVVKFIGYCSECKTKSK; the protein is encoded by the coding sequence ATGACTCCTCAACGGAGGGCGACCTTGAATGTTTTTCTGGAAAATCCTTCGAAACATTTGAGCACAGAGGAAATTTATTCCCTTGTTAAAGAAAAATTCCCGGATATTGGAATTGCAACGGTTTACAGAACTCTTCAGTTATTTGACGAAAACGATATTATTAAAAAACTCAATTTCGGGGATGGTTGTTTCCGCTATGAATTGAGTCAGGAAGAGGATAAACATTCTCACCATCACCTTATGTGTTTGAGCTGTGGAAGGGTATTTGAATTTGATGAGGATTTGCTGGATGAACTGGAAAAAGAGATAGAACAAAGAAATAACTTTGAAATAGTAGATCATGTGGTAAAATTTATAGGATATTGCAGTGAATGTAAAACAAAAAGTAAATAA
- the serA gene encoding phosphoglycerate dehydrogenase gives MTKRKVLVADKLSEEGINILQKELEVEVKTGLKEDELVKIIKNYDALIVRSATKVTRRIIENSYLKVIGRAGVGVDNIDVDAATERGILVVNAPFSNTIAACELTLGLMFSLVRNIPQANQSIKEGKWEKNKFLGLELYKKTLGVIGLGRIGKEVAIRAKGLGMNVVGYDPYIAKSTAAQIKIKMANLDELLKVSDIITLHTPLTKDTYHLIDFREFEIMKKGVYIINCARGGIINERALYDNLINQKVAGCALDVFENEPPEDNPLLKLPNVIATPHIGASTKEAQKMVSIEIAEEVIKALKGEPVRSCVNALTNSLQKEYTI, from the coding sequence ATGACCAAAAGGAAAGTTCTTGTGGCCGACAAACTTTCGGAAGAAGGTATCAATATATTACAAAAAGAACTTGAGGTTGAGGTAAAAACAGGCCTTAAAGAAGATGAACTGGTAAAAATTATTAAAAATTATGATGCTTTGATAGTGAGGAGTGCTACGAAGGTAACCAGGCGAATTATAGAAAACAGCTATTTGAAAGTTATCGGCAGAGCTGGGGTAGGGGTGGATAACATAGATGTGGATGCCGCTACAGAACGAGGAATACTTGTGGTGAATGCTCCTTTTAGCAATACCATTGCGGCCTGTGAACTAACATTGGGACTAATGTTTTCTCTCGTCAGAAACATTCCTCAGGCAAATCAGAGCATAAAAGAGGGGAAATGGGAGAAAAATAAATTTTTAGGGTTAGAACTTTATAAAAAAACCCTTGGTGTAATCGGCCTCGGGAGAATTGGGAAAGAAGTAGCGATCAGAGCAAAAGGGCTTGGTATGAACGTGGTTGGTTACGATCCGTACATAGCAAAGTCTACAGCAGCGCAGATTAAAATAAAAATGGCCAATCTCGATGAACTGTTAAAAGTCTCCGATATAATTACTCTTCATACTCCATTGACAAAAGATACCTATCATTTAATTGATTTTAGAGAGTTTGAAATTATGAAAAAAGGAGTTTATATAATAAACTGTGCCAGGGGAGGAATTATAAATGAAAGGGCCCTATACGATAATTTGATAAATCAAAAAGTAGCGGGATGTGCATTGGATGTGTTTGAAAATGAACCTCCCGAGGATAATCCCTTACTGAAACTCCCGAATGTAATAGCTACACCTCATATAGGTGCTTCTACTAAGGAAGCTCAAAAAATGGTCTCAATAGAAATTGCGGAGGAAGTCATAAAAGCCTTAAAAGGTGAACCTGTAAGAAGCTGTGTAAATGCCTTGACAAATTCTTTACAAAAGGAATATACTATTTAA